From Flavobacterium alkalisoli, the proteins below share one genomic window:
- a CDS encoding iron-containing alcohol dehydrogenase, protein MLNFELYNPVDLVFGKGQIAKLSKLIPQNAKVLLAYGGGSIFKNGIHSQVTEALKGYEITEFGGIEPNPRYETLMKAVELIREKKLDFILAVGGGSVIDGVKFISAAVNFEGNPVDILVKRIRIEDNAVPFGTVLTLPATGSEMNSGAVVTIEKTQEKLSFGGPAVFPQFSICDPTVIASLPKRQLQNGVIDAYTHVMEQYLTYPHDALLQDRIAESILQTLIEIGPDVAENPTNYKLASNFMWCCTMALNGLIQKGVPTDWATHMIGHELTALYEIDHARTLAIIGPNLYRVMFDTKKDKLAQYGRRVWGITTTDIEEAATQAIEKTVQFFHTMGMETKISNYTPDYEKTADFIVKRFEERGWKGLGERQNVTPEKVKAIVEMSY, encoded by the coding sequence ATGTTAAATTTCGAACTTTATAACCCTGTCGACCTGGTGTTTGGCAAGGGACAAATCGCTAAATTATCCAAACTTATCCCGCAAAATGCAAAAGTACTTTTAGCCTATGGCGGAGGCAGCATTTTTAAAAATGGTATTCATTCTCAGGTAACTGAAGCCCTTAAAGGCTATGAAATTACCGAGTTTGGGGGTATAGAACCCAATCCGCGTTATGAAACCTTAATGAAAGCCGTTGAGCTTATCCGAGAGAAAAAGCTGGACTTTATACTTGCAGTAGGCGGAGGATCGGTAATAGACGGAGTGAAATTCATATCAGCTGCCGTTAATTTTGAAGGTAACCCTGTAGACATTCTGGTAAAAAGAATACGAATTGAAGATAATGCCGTGCCTTTTGGTACTGTATTAACCCTTCCGGCAACAGGAAGCGAGATGAATTCAGGAGCCGTTGTAACCATAGAAAAAACACAGGAAAAACTTTCTTTTGGCGGGCCGGCTGTATTTCCGCAATTTTCCATTTGCGACCCAACAGTTATCGCATCGCTACCTAAAAGACAATTGCAAAACGGAGTAATAGATGCTTACACTCACGTTATGGAACAGTATTTAACTTATCCGCACGATGCATTGTTACAGGATCGTATTGCCGAAAGCATACTTCAAACCCTTATAGAAATAGGTCCGGATGTGGCAGAAAATCCTACCAATTATAAACTGGCATCCAATTTTATGTGGTGCTGTACGATGGCTCTTAACGGGTTGATCCAAAAAGGTGTACCTACCGACTGGGCCACACACATGATAGGTCATGAGCTTACTGCTTTGTATGAAATAGACCATGCCCGCACACTGGCAATAATAGGGCCTAACCTTTACAGGGTAATGTTTGACACCAAAAAAGACAAACTGGCTCAGTATGGCCGAAGGGTTTGGGGCATTACCACAACCGATATAGAAGAGGCTGCTACACAGGCAATAGAAAAAACAGTACAGTTTTTCCACACTATGGGTATGGAAACCAAGATATCTAACTATACACCGGATTATGAAAAAACAGCCGACTTTATAGTAAAACGTTTTGAGGAACGTGGCTGGAAGGGGTTGGGCGAACGCCAAAACGTTACACCGGAAAAAGTTAAGGCGATTGTAGAAATGAGCTATTAA
- the nadD gene encoding nicotinate (nicotinamide) nucleotide adenylyltransferase has translation MKVGLYFGTFNPIHTGHLIIANHMAEFTNLDQVWLVVTPHNPFKKKSTLLEDHHRLEMAFLATESFDRLKPTDIEFRLPQPNYTVNTLVHLQEKFPTHEFSLIMGEDNLNSLHKWKNYEVILQNHDIYVYPRINTEIANEELINNPKIYRIDAPVIEISSTFIRNSIKDGKDIRPLLPQKVWEYIDHNLFYKK, from the coding sequence ATGAAAGTAGGATTGTACTTCGGGACTTTTAATCCCATACATACAGGGCATTTGATAATCGCCAACCACATGGCCGAGTTTACCAATCTTGATCAGGTATGGCTGGTGGTTACGCCTCACAATCCGTTTAAAAAGAAAAGCACATTACTGGAAGACCATCACCGTTTGGAAATGGCTTTTCTTGCTACAGAAAGTTTCGACAGGCTAAAACCTACCGATATAGAGTTCCGCCTGCCACAGCCTAATTATACGGTCAATACTTTAGTTCATTTACAGGAAAAGTTCCCAACCCATGAATTTTCACTTATTATGGGTGAAGACAACCTTAATTCCCTGCACAAATGGAAAAACTATGAGGTAATTCTGCAAAACCACGATATCTATGTATATCCCCGCATTAATACCGAAATAGCTAACGAAGAGCTCATCAACAACCCTAAAATTTACAGGATAGATGCCCCTGTTATAGAAATATCTTCCACTTTTATAAGAAACAGTATAAAAGACGGTAAGGATATCAGGCCGTTACTTCCGCAAAAAGTTTGGGAATACATAGATCATAATCTTTTCTATAAGAAATAA
- the gmk gene encoding guanylate kinase yields the protein MNKGKLIVFSAPSGSGKTTIVKHLLAQPELNLEFSISAATRSARDGETNGKDYYFISLEEFKKHIKQEDFVEWEEVYRDNFYGTLKSEVERIWAQGKNVIFDIDVAGGLRIKKKFPEETLAVFVKPPSIDELKRRLKNRSTESEDKINMRIAKASVELATAPQFDTIIKNYDLDTAKQDAYNLVKEFIK from the coding sequence ATGAATAAAGGCAAACTGATAGTATTTTCCGCTCCGTCAGGATCAGGCAAGACCACAATTGTAAAACACCTTTTGGCACAGCCCGAGCTTAACCTTGAATTTTCAATCTCGGCTGCTACAAGAAGTGCAAGGGATGGCGAGACAAACGGAAAAGACTATTATTTTATATCGCTTGAGGAGTTTAAAAAACACATTAAGCAGGAGGATTTTGTAGAATGGGAAGAAGTATACCGTGATAATTTTTACGGCACACTTAAAAGCGAGGTAGAGCGCATTTGGGCTCAGGGCAAAAACGTGATTTTTGATATTGACGTTGCCGGAGGCCTTCGCATTAAAAAGAAATTCCCTGAAGAAACCCTTGCCGTGTTTGTAAAACCACCAAGTATTGATGAACTGAAGAGACGTCTTAAAAACCGTTCTACAGAGAGTGAAGACAAGATAAACATGCGTATCGCAAAGGCATCGGTAGAACTGGCTACAGCTCCGCAGTTTGACACCATTATAAAAAACTATGACCTTGATACTGCAAAACAGGATGCCTATAACCTTGTAAAGGAGTTTATAAAGTAA
- a CDS encoding YicC/YloC family endoribonuclease translates to MIQSMTGFGKFSLQLPTKKITVEIKSLNSKGLDLSVRMPSVYREMELKLRNQIAQKLERGKVDFSLFVEVTAEETSSKVNIPIVRSYINQMKEVVNGDETELLKMAVRMPDALKTERDEIDESEWASIQGVIDQALENIQSFRVSEGIALEKEFLVRVSNILNLMKETVALDGERIENVKTRLRNAIKELEVNVDENRFEQELIYYLEKMDITEEKVRLENHLNYFMETLAGNEANGRKLGFITQEIGREINTMGSKSNHAQMQKLVVQMKDELEKIKEQVLNIL, encoded by the coding sequence ATGATACAATCTATGACGGGTTTTGGAAAGTTTTCTTTACAACTACCCACAAAAAAAATTACCGTTGAAATAAAATCCCTAAACAGTAAAGGCTTAGACCTTAGCGTAAGAATGCCGTCGGTATACAGGGAAATGGAATTAAAGCTCCGCAACCAGATAGCCCAAAAACTGGAAAGAGGAAAAGTAGATTTTTCTCTTTTTGTAGAGGTTACTGCCGAGGAGACTTCCTCAAAGGTAAATATCCCTATCGTAAGGTCTTACATTAACCAGATGAAAGAAGTGGTAAACGGAGATGAAACCGAACTTCTTAAAATGGCTGTTCGTATGCCTGATGCGCTTAAAACTGAACGCGATGAAATTGATGAAAGCGAATGGGCAAGCATTCAGGGAGTTATAGACCAGGCTCTGGAAAACATACAAAGTTTCAGGGTATCGGAAGGTATCGCGCTTGAAAAAGAATTCCTGGTAAGGGTGTCTAACATCCTTAACCTGATGAAAGAAACCGTAGCACTTGACGGTGAACGCATAGAGAATGTAAAAACAAGGCTTCGTAATGCCATTAAGGAACTTGAGGTAAATGTAGATGAGAACCGCTTTGAGCAGGAGCTTATCTATTATCTTGAAAAAATGGATATTACCGAAGAAAAGGTAAGGCTGGAAAACCACCTTAACTACTTCATGGAAACCCTTGCCGGAAATGAGGCAAACGGGCGTAAACTTGGTTTCATTACTCAGGAAATAGGCCGTGAGATAAATACCATGGGCTCTAAATCTAACCATGCACAAATGCAAAAGCTGGTAGTACAAATGAAGGATGAGCTGGAAAAGATTAAAGAACAGGTTTTAAATATTTTATAA
- a CDS encoding DMT family transporter: MNKRLLALTAATMVSVIYGVTFTIAKDVMPAFVKPFGFIALRVGGSVILFWLIAFFATKQKIALKDFPRIIAAAFFGVAFNMLTFFEGLSQTSPIMASVLMVTTPVIVLLLSAVIMKEKIVGKKVGGIVLGLIGTILLILYGKSIGGGENELWGNFLVFVNAVSYGLYLIVVKKLMDKYSPFAFVKWIYLFGFIMVLPFGWQQLSEVQWEVMPTSIMIKVGFVVIFSTFLTYLLNLLSMKELKPTTVAVFIYLQPLFATIFAVSLGKDALNPVKIFSAILIFTGVYLVTAPPKKPVLTKAGLGDI; this comes from the coding sequence ATGAATAAACGCCTTCTTGCCTTAACAGCTGCCACAATGGTATCTGTTATATATGGGGTAACTTTTACTATTGCTAAAGATGTAATGCCTGCCTTTGTAAAACCTTTTGGATTTATCGCATTGCGTGTGGGAGGCTCGGTTATCCTTTTTTGGCTGATTGCTTTTTTTGCCACCAAACAAAAAATAGCATTAAAAGATTTTCCGCGCATTATAGCTGCGGCATTTTTTGGTGTAGCCTTTAATATGCTTACTTTTTTTGAAGGACTTAGCCAAACATCTCCCATAATGGCATCGGTACTTATGGTTACCACCCCTGTGATAGTGCTTCTTTTAAGTGCTGTTATAATGAAAGAGAAAATTGTGGGTAAAAAGGTAGGCGGGATAGTTCTTGGGCTTATAGGAACCATATTGCTTATTCTTTATGGCAAATCCATTGGCGGTGGAGAAAACGAACTTTGGGGAAATTTTCTGGTATTTGTAAATGCCGTTTCATACGGACTCTATCTTATAGTCGTTAAAAAACTGATGGACAAATACAGTCCGTTTGCTTTTGTAAAATGGATATACCTTTTCGGTTTCATTATGGTATTGCCTTTTGGCTGGCAGCAACTAAGCGAAGTACAATGGGAAGTTATGCCAACAAGCATCATGATAAAAGTTGGATTTGTAGTTATTTTCTCCACTTTCCTTACTTATCTGCTTAACCTCCTTTCTATGAAAGAACTTAAGCCTACAACGGTTGCTGTTTTTATTTACCTTCAGCCCTTGTTTGCAACAATATTTGCCGTAAGTTTGGGTAAAGATGCGCTCAATCCGGTTAAGATTTTTTCGGCAATCCTAATCTTTACAGGTGTTTATCTTGTTACCGCTCCACCCAAAAAACCGGTACTCACTAAAGCCGGACTAGGGGATATTTAA
- a CDS encoding arsenate reductase family protein — translation MKKIYYLKTCDTCKKIIKSLPNTNGFVLQDIKEEPITVKQLEEMHALAGSYEKLFSKRAKLYKERGMKDMDLTENDFKHYILEHYTFLNRPVIIANNNIFVGNSPKNVAAAIEYLSNE, via the coding sequence ATGAAAAAGATATACTACCTTAAAACCTGCGATACCTGTAAAAAGATAATCAAATCGTTACCTAACACAAATGGTTTTGTTTTACAGGACATTAAAGAAGAACCTATTACCGTAAAGCAGCTTGAGGAAATGCATGCTCTTGCCGGGAGCTATGAAAAACTTTTCAGTAAAAGGGCAAAGCTTTATAAAGAGCGTGGCATGAAGGATATGGATCTTACCGAAAATGACTTTAAGCACTACATACTGGAACATTATACTTTTTTAAACCGTCCGGTTATTATTGCAAACAACAACATATTTGTAGGCAACAGCCCTAAAAACGTAGCTGCAGCCATTGAGTACCTAAGTAATGAATAA
- a CDS encoding DinB family protein, giving the protein METTFTITRTSREIYAKWLEKYSLEQLNKIPQGFSNNLIWNIGHIVVSQQLLVYAGSNQPMMVSEEMLAKYRRGSKPEGDVTQEEVNEIKNLLFTTIEKTEDDYKKGLFTSYNERTSELGFLLSSTEMAIDFNNYHEAIHLGIMMQIKKFI; this is encoded by the coding sequence ATGGAAACCACTTTTACAATAACCCGTACCAGCAGGGAGATATATGCAAAATGGCTGGAAAAATATTCGTTAGAGCAGCTAAATAAAATACCGCAGGGCTTTAGCAATAACCTGATATGGAATATAGGCCACATTGTGGTATCACAACAATTGTTAGTGTATGCAGGGTCTAACCAACCCATGATGGTAAGCGAGGAAATGCTCGCCAAATACAGGAGAGGCAGCAAGCCTGAAGGCGATGTAACACAGGAGGAAGTAAATGAAATAAAAAATCTTCTGTTTACTACGATAGAGAAAACAGAAGATGATTATAAAAAAGGTTTATTTACATCATATAACGAAAGGACTTCTGAGCTTGGATTTTTACTTTCCTCAACAGAAATGGCTATAGACTTCAATAATTACCATGAAGCCATCCATTTGGGTATAATGATGCAGATAAAGAAATTTATTTAA
- a CDS encoding DUF3298 and DUF4163 domain-containing protein, with product MAKHLTLLLAAFMLFSCGKDKKNNNEELVNEETPVLAFTTKTYYKKTSLPCDDYCPSVSIKVPEAENVPVVADSINNKVFNTVRGIVYFGETPYKAANYEDLMASFMGSYEELKKEFPDDVMTGFEAKINGSVDYKTDSIINIKLNNYTFTGGAHGYEGNRSLIFDAKTGKSLKYEDIFTDVNAFRQYAEKKFREKFKIPAGKSINATGLLFEDDKFALPQNIFFKENGLLLFYNSYEISSYAEGQKELFLPYSEVDEFLKLK from the coding sequence ATGGCAAAACACTTAACCTTACTATTAGCCGCATTTATGCTTTTTAGCTGTGGCAAGGACAAGAAAAACAACAATGAAGAACTGGTAAACGAGGAAACCCCTGTACTGGCATTCACTACAAAAACCTACTATAAAAAAACATCACTGCCATGTGATGATTATTGCCCAAGCGTTTCTATTAAAGTACCTGAAGCAGAAAATGTGCCTGTAGTAGCAGACAGCATTAACAATAAGGTATTTAATACTGTAAGAGGAATAGTTTACTTTGGCGAAACTCCTTATAAAGCGGCAAACTATGAAGACCTTATGGCTTCCTTTATGGGATCGTATGAAGAACTGAAAAAGGAGTTCCCAGATGATGTAATGACGGGCTTTGAGGCTAAAATAAACGGATCTGTAGATTATAAGACCGACAGTATTATAAACATAAAGCTTAACAACTATACTTTTACAGGTGGTGCTCACGGGTATGAAGGCAACAGGTCTTTAATTTTTGATGCCAAAACAGGTAAAAGCCTTAAATATGAAGATATTTTTACCGATGTAAACGCTTTTAGGCAATATGCCGAAAAGAAATTCAGGGAGAAATTTAAAATCCCGGCAGGCAAATCGATAAATGCTACAGGGCTTTTATTTGAAGATGACAAATTTGCGCTTCCCCAAAATATCTTCTTTAAGGAAAACGGGTTATTGCTTTTTTATAATTCGTATGAAATATCATCTTATGCTGAAGGGCAAAAAGAACTCTTTTTACCCTACAGCGAGGTTGATGAATTTTTAAAGCTTAAATAA
- a CDS encoding cystathionine gamma-synthase — protein sequence MKFNTKTIHGGQHPDPSTGAVMPPVYQTSTFAQKSPGVHTGYEYSRAANPTRTALEDALASIENGVRGLAFSSGLAATDCVMKLLKPGDQVIAMDDLYGGTYRMFTRIYQDFGINFHFVDMNDIDKFKSLINEKTKLVWVETPTNPLMKLADIEAIAKITKEKNILFAVDNTFATPYLQRPLDMGADIVMHSATKYLGGHSDVIAGALITKDEALGEKLHFSQFATGGTLGPQDSYLVLRGIKTLHLRMERHCENGEKVANFLSSHPKVKTVYYPGLESHPFHEIAKKQMQGGFGGMVSFTFESGKKEDAIKFLESVRVFTLAESLGGVESLANHPALMTHASIPEDKRKEIGITDDLVRLSVGVEDIEDLLEDIRQALG from the coding sequence ATGAAATTTAACACAAAAACCATTCATGGCGGGCAACACCCTGATCCTTCTACAGGAGCAGTCATGCCACCGGTATATCAAACTTCTACTTTTGCACAAAAAAGCCCGGGAGTACATACAGGATATGAATACAGCCGAGCTGCCAACCCTACAAGAACAGCGCTTGAAGATGCTTTGGCGAGCATAGAGAACGGTGTGCGCGGACTTGCATTCTCATCTGGTCTTGCAGCAACCGACTGTGTAATGAAACTGCTTAAGCCTGGTGATCAGGTTATAGCTATGGACGACCTTTATGGTGGTACTTACAGGATGTTTACAAGAATTTATCAGGATTTCGGTATCAACTTCCATTTTGTGGACATGAACGATATTGATAAATTTAAGTCACTGATAAATGAAAAAACGAAGCTGGTTTGGGTAGAAACGCCAACTAACCCGCTTATGAAGCTTGCCGATATCGAAGCAATCGCTAAAATAACAAAAGAAAAAAACATTCTTTTTGCAGTAGATAACACTTTTGCAACACCATACCTGCAAAGGCCACTTGATATGGGTGCCGATATTGTTATGCATTCGGCTACAAAATATCTTGGAGGGCACAGTGATGTTATTGCCGGTGCGCTTATAACTAAAGATGAGGCATTAGGCGAAAAACTACACTTTTCTCAGTTTGCAACGGGAGGTACCTTAGGTCCTCAGGATTCTTATCTTGTATTGCGTGGTATTAAAACCCTGCATTTAAGAATGGAACGCCATTGTGAAAACGGAGAGAAAGTTGCTAATTTCCTTAGCAGCCATCCTAAAGTTAAAACAGTTTACTATCCGGGGCTTGAAAGTCATCCTTTCCATGAAATTGCCAAAAAGCAGATGCAGGGCGGTTTTGGAGGAATGGTATCATTCACTTTTGAATCGGGAAAAAAGGAAGACGCAATTAAATTCTTAGAGAGTGTTAGGGTATTTACACTTGCCGAATCGTTAGGGGGGGTAGAATCTCTTGCGAACCATCCGGCTTTAATGACACATGCATCGATTCCGGAAGACAAAAGAAAGGAAATAGGCATTACTGATGACCTTGTAAGGCTTAGTGTAGGGGTAGAGGATATAGAAGATTTACTGGAAGACATACGTCAGGCACTGGGTTAA
- the gdhA gene encoding NADP-specific glutamate dehydrogenase: MSGSIETFIDSVSKRNPNEPEFLQAVREVAETVIPFIENNPKYQGKMLLERMVEAERVVMFRVNWLDDKGQIQVNRGYRIQMNSAIGPYKGGLRFHPSVNLSILKFLAFEQTFKNSLTTLPMGGGKGGSDFDPKGKSDNEIMKFCQSFMTELAKHIGPDTDVPAGDIGVGGREVGYLFGQYKRLRNEFTGVLTGKGITFGGSLIRPEATGYGCVYFAQSMLATRDESFIGKTVVISGSGNVAQYAAEKAMQLGGKVVTFSDSSGYIYDAEGFNEEKLAHVMEIKNVNYGRISEYLNKYPEAKFVANGKPWEVKCDVALPCATQNELNGEEAKILVDNGCHCVAEGANMPSTPEAVEVFHKAKILFAPGKASNAGGVATSGLEMSQNSLRLSWTREEVDERLKGIMANIHASCLAYGTEENGFIDYVKGANIAGFVKVADAMLAQGVV; the protein is encoded by the coding sequence ATGAGTGGAAGCATAGAAACTTTTATAGATTCAGTTTCAAAAAGAAACCCAAATGAGCCGGAGTTCCTGCAGGCAGTAAGAGAAGTTGCCGAAACAGTTATTCCTTTTATTGAAAACAACCCTAAATACCAGGGCAAAATGCTTTTGGAAAGAATGGTTGAGGCAGAGAGAGTAGTAATGTTTCGTGTAAACTGGCTTGACGATAAAGGCCAGATTCAGGTAAACAGAGGATACAGGATACAAATGAATTCGGCGATTGGCCCTTACAAAGGAGGTCTTCGTTTCCACCCATCTGTAAACCTTAGTATTTTAAAATTCCTGGCGTTTGAACAAACATTTAAAAACAGCTTAACCACGTTGCCTATGGGCGGTGGTAAAGGAGGTTCTGATTTTGATCCTAAAGGAAAATCAGATAACGAAATAATGAAATTCTGCCAGAGCTTCATGACTGAACTTGCAAAACACATAGGTCCTGACACAGACGTTCCTGCCGGTGATATAGGTGTGGGCGGACGTGAAGTAGGTTACCTGTTTGGCCAATACAAAAGATTAAGAAATGAATTTACAGGAGTACTTACCGGTAAAGGTATCACTTTTGGAGGTTCATTAATCCGTCCGGAAGCTACAGGTTACGGATGTGTATATTTTGCACAGAGTATGCTAGCTACAAGAGACGAAAGCTTTATTGGTAAAACGGTAGTTATTTCAGGCTCTGGTAACGTGGCGCAGTATGCTGCCGAAAAAGCAATGCAGCTTGGCGGTAAAGTAGTTACTTTCTCAGATTCTTCAGGATATATTTATGATGCTGAAGGATTTAACGAAGAAAAGCTTGCTCACGTAATGGAAATTAAGAATGTTAATTACGGAAGGATAAGCGAGTATCTTAATAAATATCCTGAGGCTAAATTTGTTGCTAACGGTAAACCGTGGGAAGTTAAGTGTGATGTTGCATTACCATGTGCTACACAAAATGAACTTAACGGTGAAGAGGCAAAAATACTTGTAGACAATGGTTGTCATTGTGTGGCAGAAGGAGCTAACATGCCTTCTACACCAGAAGCTGTTGAGGTTTTCCACAAGGCAAAAATTTTATTTGCCCCAGGTAAAGCGTCAAATGCCGGCGGTGTTGCTACTTCAGGACTTGAAATGTCTCAAAACTCACTTCGTTTAAGTTGGACAAGAGAAGAAGTTGATGAAAGACTTAAAGGTATTATGGCTAACATCCACGCTTCATGCCTTGCTTATGGTACAGAAGAGAATGGTTTTATTGACTATGTAAAAGGAGCTAACATTGCAGGCTTTGTAAAAGTTGCTGATGCTATGCTGGCACAAGGAGTAGTTTAA
- the porZ gene encoding type IX secretion system anionic LPS delivery protein PorZ — MKRVFAILLFLTCTVAFSQANQLWKSYFSYNRIVDITNSPSRVFAAGEYAVFSKNVLTNELSTLTSVDGLKSESITAIYHSNTYGKTLVGNSNGLLIVVNQDNSILNVIDIVEETTVAQNKKKINGIYEYEGKAYISCDFGISVFNLQTLEFGDTFYLGPNGAEIPVQQCAVYNGYIYASTAQNGIRRAVYTNPNLNDFNQWSEFTPGQFTGIASFAGNLFVSDNSGAVYRLLNDSFSFFAQLPGSVNGLRSSGGYLIAMGGNTINVYNEQLMHMYTINYIPGESLNFTCATILNEKIYIGTYEKGVFTSFLNNLTYYENITPDGPLQNSIFSLKIASGNLWSVYGEYDFYYTPDYLIKGISKLTENGWFHIPASDVLGAKSLSAIAVNPANQNQVYIASHESGLLRVTDNVPDILYDNTNTGQNGLQAIGNNSIRINGPAFDKNGNVWVTNALVEKPLKKMSSNGQWTSYSFADVTSSPTSDAYGRMVIDKNGTKWVPTVNNGIVAFNETLGNKFIVIDENTGNLPTTYVKCLTIDNRNQLWIGTVRGLRVLSSVERFVSENQLTTNAIIIIEDDLAQELMYEQVINEIEVDGSNNKWIATAGAGAFLVSPNGQETLAHFTKDNSPLPSNSIYDIEINGVTGEVFFATDKGMVSYLGTSTAAEDNLNNVYVFPNPVRPGFEGEVNISGLMNKVNLKITDIEGNLVYETTSQGGTVTWDTTAFGKYRVASGVYMIFISSEDGTQTKVKKVMIIRGE, encoded by the coding sequence ATGAAAAGGGTTTTTGCCATACTGCTGTTTTTAACTTGTACAGTGGCTTTTTCTCAGGCTAATCAGCTGTGGAAGAGTTATTTTTCCTACAATCGTATCGTTGATATTACCAATAGCCCAAGCAGGGTGTTTGCAGCAGGCGAATATGCTGTTTTTTCTAAAAATGTGCTTACTAATGAGCTAAGCACATTAACATCTGTAGACGGACTTAAATCGGAGTCGATTACGGCAATATATCACAGTAACACTTACGGCAAAACACTTGTAGGTAACTCAAACGGCTTACTTATAGTTGTTAATCAGGATAATTCCATACTTAATGTTATAGATATAGTTGAGGAAACAACTGTAGCGCAAAACAAGAAGAAAATAAACGGTATTTATGAATATGAAGGAAAGGCCTACATATCCTGTGACTTTGGTATATCGGTATTTAATCTTCAAACCCTTGAATTTGGAGATACTTTTTATTTAGGACCTAATGGTGCTGAAATACCTGTACAGCAATGTGCGGTTTACAATGGTTATATTTATGCCTCTACGGCTCAAAATGGGATAAGAAGGGCAGTTTATACTAATCCTAACCTTAACGATTTTAATCAGTGGAGTGAGTTCACTCCGGGGCAGTTTACCGGAATAGCATCTTTTGCGGGTAATTTGTTCGTTTCAGATAACTCAGGGGCTGTTTACAGACTTTTAAACGATTCTTTTTCTTTTTTTGCCCAGCTTCCTGGTTCAGTAAACGGGTTAAGGTCTTCGGGCGGATACCTGATAGCGATGGGGGGTAATACGATAAATGTATACAATGAGCAACTTATGCACATGTATACTATTAATTACATTCCCGGAGAATCGCTTAATTTTACCTGTGCTACTATTTTAAACGAAAAGATTTATATAGGTACTTATGAAAAAGGCGTGTTTACAAGCTTTTTGAATAATCTTACTTATTATGAAAACATAACCCCCGACGGACCTTTACAAAACAGCATTTTCTCATTAAAAATAGCGTCCGGAAACCTATGGTCTGTATATGGAGAGTATGATTTTTATTATACTCCGGATTATTTGATAAAAGGAATAAGTAAACTCACCGAAAATGGTTGGTTTCATATACCTGCTTCAGATGTTTTAGGGGCAAAGTCGCTATCTGCCATTGCGGTTAATCCTGCAAATCAAAATCAGGTTTATATAGCTTCACACGAATCGGGTCTTTTACGGGTGACTGATAATGTTCCGGATATTTTGTATGATAATACTAATACAGGTCAAAATGGTTTACAGGCAATAGGCAATAATTCTATTAGGATAAACGGACCTGCTTTTGATAAGAACGGAAACGTGTGGGTTACCAATGCGTTAGTTGAAAAACCATTGAAAAAAATGAGTTCTAACGGGCAGTGGACTTCCTATAGCTTTGCTGATGTAACTTCAAGTCCCACATCTGACGCGTACGGAAGGATGGTTATAGATAAGAACGGTACAAAATGGGTTCCTACAGTGAATAACGGAATTGTAGCTTTTAACGAAACCCTTGGTAACAAGTTTATTGTAATAGATGAGAATACTGGTAATTTGCCTACTACTTATGTAAAATGTCTGACTATTGACAATCGTAACCAATTATGGATAGGAACTGTAAGAGGGTTAAGGGTGCTTTCAAGTGTGGAACGTTTTGTAAGTGAAAACCAGTTAACCACAAATGCAATTATAATAATTGAGGACGATCTTGCTCAGGAATTAATGTATGAGCAGGTTATTAATGAAATTGAAGTAGACGGTTCTAATAATAAATGGATAGCCACGGCAGGTGCAGGAGCATTTTTGGTATCGCCAAACGGACAGGAAACCCTTGCGCATTTTACGAAAGATAATTCGCCTTTACCGAGTAATTCAATTTACGATATAGAAATTAATGGTGTTACCGGAGAAGTTTTCTTTGCTACTGATAAAGGAATGGTATCTTATTTAGGTACGTCTACAGCTGCAGAGGATAATCTTAATAATGTTTATGTATTTCCTAATCCTGTACGCCCGGGATTTGAGGGAGAAGTGAATATTAGCGGATTAATGAATAAGGTAAACCTTAAAATTACCGATATAGAAGGCAACCTTGTGTATGAAACTACTTCGCAGGGAGGTACAGTAACCTGGGATACTACTGCTTTTGGTAAATACAGGGTAGCATCTGGTGTTTACATGATATTTATATCATCTGAAGACGGTACCCAGACCAAGGTAAAAAAGGTAATGATTATAAGAGGGGAGTAA